One region of gamma proteobacterium HIMB55 genomic DNA includes:
- a CDS encoding protein-tyrosine-phosphatase (PFAM: Low molecular weight phosphotyrosine protein phosphatase), which produces MEGRSKILFVCTHNRCRSVLGEVIANTKYGDVFEAYSAGSAPAGEVHPLTLRYLKARDLPVARLKSQSWDDFEDKGLDLVITVCDSAANEICPLWMGETPRLHWGMPDPSRVEGSEREVERAFYDVMDALDAKLSELRATIR; this is translated from the coding sequence GTGGAAGGACGCTCAAAGATTTTATTTGTTTGCACGCACAATCGATGTCGTAGCGTACTCGGTGAGGTTATTGCTAACACAAAGTACGGTGATGTTTTCGAGGCGTATAGCGCGGGTAGTGCCCCCGCAGGCGAGGTGCATCCATTAACCCTTCGTTATCTAAAGGCCCGCGATTTACCCGTTGCGCGGCTCAAAAGTCAGTCCTGGGATGACTTTGAGGACAAAGGTTTGGATCTTGTCATTACCGTATGTGACAGCGCCGCAAACGAGATCTGCCCGCTTTGGATGGGCGAAACCCCCCGGCTGCACTGGGGAATGCCCGACCCATCAAGGGTCGAAGGGAGCGAGCGAGAGGTGGAACGCGCTTTTTACGATGTCATGGACGCACTCGATGCGAAATTATCCGAGTTGCGCGCCACGATCCGCTGA
- a CDS encoding delta 1-pyrroline-5-carboxylate dehydrogenase (PFAM: Proline dehydrogenase; Aldehyde dehydrogenase family~TIGRFAM: delta-1-pyrroline-5-carboxylate dehydrogenase (PutA C-terminal domain)) has product MAETYRAETRALHYATTASALQAIETTVLRALDRRERVAAIARNLVIKSRERSDESGTLDAFLREFGLSNSEGIALMCLAEALLRVPDDATLDALIAEKINEGNWGAHESASDSQLVNASVWGLMLAGKLVGKSSSGSAFPANWLSNLVTRIGEPTVRLATLQAMKILGGQFVLGRDIDAALSRAKRQNVLCSFDMLGEGARTAADAERYFQSYEAAIHSVGEACTGTSVRENHNVSVKLSALHPRFTESQKAKCLPALQDKVLTLAKLAKSYGMGMSLDAEECSRLELSMDVFEWLCNHQDLADWNGLGFVLQAYQKRSIAVAQWLVGLASNRPLGFMVRLVKGAYWDTEIKIAQQLGLEDYPVFTDKAHTDLSYEACMHTLLSSDRIYCQFATHNARSVAQVIEATQNRDASFELQKLHGMGDLLYTLVQENYPGIQVRTYAPVGQHEDLLPYLVRRLLENGANSSFVNRFLDKELPVDELIADPFAQLIEFDNDNTSSTSASESRIQPASEASRIPLPKAIFSSAQIPWTASKGFDLDDRDLIAEMGQEVVAERAQKCVLAVAKDTVDSTDSVSFSPTSGEAIGRFRSASAENFDQAVNAAASAFFEWSRLSAKHRGDLLRNLATLLEKHTLELASLIALEAGRTLNDGVDEVREAVDFCRYYAAQAEVLMDSEIELPGVTGEANRLRYHASGPWLCISPWNFPLAIFIGQITANLAVGNTVIAKPAEQTPLVALYAERLFRGAGFPSDVLHILNGDGPTSGEHLLPDARIKGVSFTGSHATATTINRALAARPGAITPLVAETGGINCMIVDSTALPEQVVDDVITSAFRSAGQRCSALRVLYLQSDVADKMIELLQGAMAELVLGDPCSLSSDIGPVIDGDAQRVINQHISALETHATRLAIAPLPTEQNNGFFVAPQAWEIDSLDELTQEVFGPILHVIRYNAETLSRIIDDIRASDFALTMGVHSRLHGLHERLENEALIGNLYINRDTVGAVVGSNPFGGHGLSGTGPKAGGPDYLKRLVREHTITDNITALGGNTDLFNLE; this is encoded by the coding sequence ATGGCCGAAACTTACAGAGCAGAGACACGAGCACTACATTACGCAACTACCGCCTCGGCGCTTCAAGCTATCGAGACTACTGTATTGCGCGCATTGGATCGACGAGAGAGGGTCGCGGCGATTGCTCGCAACCTTGTCATAAAAAGCCGTGAGCGCTCTGACGAATCAGGTACCCTCGATGCGTTTCTCCGTGAATTTGGTCTGTCAAATAGCGAGGGCATTGCACTTATGTGTCTCGCTGAGGCGCTGCTTCGCGTGCCCGACGATGCAACCCTCGACGCGCTAATCGCTGAAAAGATTAACGAGGGAAACTGGGGTGCGCACGAGAGCGCCTCTGACTCACAACTGGTGAATGCCTCCGTGTGGGGCTTGATGTTAGCTGGAAAACTTGTCGGCAAATCATCCTCTGGCTCGGCGTTTCCCGCAAACTGGCTCTCGAATCTTGTCACGCGTATTGGTGAACCAACCGTTCGTCTAGCAACGCTTCAGGCGATGAAAATTTTAGGTGGCCAGTTCGTGCTCGGCAGAGATATTGACGCCGCACTATCGCGGGCGAAACGCCAGAATGTGCTCTGCAGTTTCGATATGCTCGGCGAGGGCGCACGGACCGCTGCGGATGCAGAGAGGTACTTCCAAAGCTACGAGGCAGCGATTCATAGCGTCGGTGAGGCCTGCACAGGGACGAGCGTGCGAGAAAACCACAATGTTTCGGTCAAGCTATCCGCTTTACACCCACGATTTACCGAGAGCCAGAAAGCTAAATGCCTTCCCGCGCTTCAAGACAAAGTGCTCACGCTCGCCAAACTTGCAAAGAGCTACGGCATGGGAATGAGCCTCGATGCGGAGGAGTGCTCACGGCTTGAGCTGTCGATGGATGTGTTCGAGTGGCTCTGCAACCATCAGGATCTCGCTGATTGGAACGGCTTAGGTTTTGTATTGCAGGCCTACCAAAAGCGATCTATCGCGGTGGCTCAATGGCTTGTCGGGCTCGCTTCTAACAGACCGCTCGGGTTCATGGTGCGACTCGTTAAAGGCGCTTACTGGGACACAGAGATTAAAATAGCCCAGCAGCTGGGTCTCGAGGACTATCCCGTATTTACAGATAAGGCGCATACCGACCTCTCGTATGAGGCCTGCATGCACACATTGTTGAGCAGCGATCGAATCTATTGTCAGTTCGCCACGCACAATGCACGTTCTGTGGCCCAGGTCATTGAAGCGACACAGAATCGCGATGCTTCATTCGAACTGCAGAAGCTTCACGGTATGGGTGATCTGTTGTACACCCTCGTTCAAGAGAATTACCCAGGCATCCAAGTTCGAACCTATGCACCCGTGGGGCAACACGAGGACTTGCTGCCCTATCTTGTGAGAAGACTTCTAGAAAACGGTGCCAATAGCTCGTTCGTTAACCGGTTTCTAGACAAAGAACTTCCCGTAGATGAACTTATCGCTGACCCATTCGCCCAACTGATTGAGTTTGATAACGACAATACGTCATCGACTTCTGCTTCAGAATCTCGTATTCAACCCGCCTCAGAAGCATCTCGAATCCCCCTACCCAAGGCCATTTTCTCGAGCGCTCAGATTCCATGGACCGCTTCGAAAGGCTTCGACCTCGATGATCGTGATTTGATCGCTGAAATGGGCCAAGAGGTGGTCGCAGAGCGAGCACAAAAATGTGTGCTTGCCGTTGCAAAAGATACGGTTGATTCGACAGACAGCGTGTCTTTCTCGCCCACGAGCGGCGAGGCCATTGGCCGTTTTCGATCTGCGAGCGCAGAAAATTTTGATCAGGCTGTAAACGCGGCTGCTAGCGCATTTTTTGAATGGTCCAGGCTGTCTGCAAAACACCGTGGCGACTTGCTCCGGAATCTGGCCACGTTGTTAGAGAAACATACACTCGAACTCGCCTCGCTAATCGCGCTAGAAGCGGGTCGAACACTGAATGATGGTGTCGATGAGGTCCGCGAGGCTGTTGATTTCTGCCGCTACTACGCAGCTCAGGCAGAAGTGCTCATGGACTCGGAAATCGAACTACCCGGCGTTACCGGCGAGGCCAATCGTTTGCGTTACCACGCGAGCGGTCCGTGGCTCTGTATCAGCCCATGGAACTTCCCATTAGCGATTTTCATAGGGCAGATCACGGCGAATCTCGCAGTGGGTAACACCGTCATTGCCAAGCCTGCAGAGCAAACACCTCTGGTGGCGCTTTACGCCGAGCGACTCTTTCGAGGCGCAGGATTTCCATCTGATGTGTTGCACATCCTAAACGGGGATGGACCTACGAGTGGCGAGCACTTATTGCCAGACGCGCGCATAAAGGGCGTCTCATTCACCGGCAGCCACGCGACGGCTACGACGATTAATCGCGCGCTGGCTGCAAGACCTGGCGCGATTACGCCCCTAGTAGCCGAGACGGGTGGGATCAACTGCATGATAGTCGACTCGACCGCGCTTCCCGAGCAGGTCGTCGATGATGTCATCACGTCCGCCTTCCGATCAGCAGGACAGCGATGCTCGGCACTGCGTGTTCTCTATTTGCAAAGCGATGTTGCCGACAAAATGATCGAGCTTCTGCAAGGGGCAATGGCGGAGCTGGTTTTGGGTGATCCTTGCAGCCTCTCAAGCGATATTGGCCCGGTTATCGATGGCGATGCGCAGCGAGTTATTAACCAGCATATTTCGGCGTTGGAGACACATGCCACGCGCCTTGCGATCGCACCCTTGCCCACAGAGCAGAACAATGGCTTTTTTGTCGCACCGCAAGCCTGGGAGATCGATTCGCTAGACGAGCTAACGCAAGAAGTTTTTGGCCCTATCTTGCATGTGATTCGCTACAACGCAGAGACGCTTTCGCGCATCATCGACGATATCCGAGCCTCTGACTTTGCACTGACCATGGGGGTGCACAGCCGACTCCACGGGCTCCACGAACGGCTAGAAAACGAGGCCCTTATTGGAAACCTCTATATCAATCGTGACACAGTAGGCGCGGTGGTTGGCAGCAACCCATTCGGCGGCCACGGTTTGTCGGGGACCGGTCCAAAAGCAGGTGGTCCCGACTATTTGAAGCGACTGGTTCGCGAGCACACCATCACCGACAACATCACCGCACTCGGTGGCAATACGGATTTATTCAATCTTGAGTGA
- a CDS encoding fatty acid desaturase (PFAM: Fatty acid desaturase), producing the protein MERTMDLTGKTPLELRAMEREIAKQHLDKFPYLSLVWGLGNFVCWLAVWYLCLTGMMPLWLGFVIATVNVAACYLPSHEAQHSIFAMPGKKMRWLNELVGHISPIPLVLPFKVLRATHIEHHKHSNNPELDPDYTLHADTTWGAIWKSIEWRQPMPNGEQHSYITCLQRIGQENLILHTVLYRLVYLGILCGMALNGLAIEAALLWWLPWHIGITYIHFYLAWAPHNPGCSVGRYSDTKSFKSIFGNIGSSGMQYHVIHHLYPRIPLVRTPEAYRQMKPILKAQGAQVDAL; encoded by the coding sequence ATGGAACGGACGATGGATTTAACGGGAAAAACACCGCTTGAGCTCCGCGCTATGGAGCGTGAGATCGCAAAACAACATCTCGATAAGTTCCCTTATCTCTCGTTGGTATGGGGGCTGGGTAACTTCGTTTGCTGGCTCGCTGTGTGGTACTTGTGTCTGACAGGCATGATGCCTTTGTGGCTAGGTTTTGTTATCGCAACCGTCAATGTTGCTGCCTGCTATTTGCCGTCACATGAAGCTCAGCATTCGATTTTCGCCATGCCGGGCAAGAAAATGCGTTGGCTTAATGAGCTTGTTGGACATATCAGTCCCATCCCGCTAGTGCTGCCTTTCAAAGTGCTTCGCGCGACGCATATTGAGCACCACAAGCATTCAAATAATCCCGAGCTTGACCCCGACTATACGCTTCATGCAGATACGACATGGGGTGCGATTTGGAAGAGCATTGAGTGGCGTCAACCCATGCCCAATGGTGAGCAGCATTCCTACATCACCTGCCTTCAGCGTATTGGGCAAGAGAACTTGATCCTCCATACGGTCCTCTACCGGTTGGTTTATTTGGGGATCCTTTGCGGCATGGCGCTCAATGGATTGGCTATTGAGGCGGCCTTGCTATGGTGGCTCCCGTGGCACATTGGCATCACCTATATCCATTTTTATCTTGCCTGGGCGCCCCACAATCCAGGGTGTAGTGTTGGTCGCTACAGTGATACCAAATCCTTTAAATCGATCTTTGGAAATATCGGGTCTTCCGGCATGCAGTATCACGTTATTCACCACCTGTACCCACGGATACCGCTGGTCCGTACTCCTGAGGCATACCGCCAAATGAAGCCGATTCTGAAGGCGCAAGGCGCGCAAGTAGACGCTCTTTGA
- a CDS encoding dehydrogenase of unknown specificity, short-chain alcohol dehydrogenase like protein (PFAM: short chain dehydrogenase): MDTSTLFSLEGRTALVTGGSRGIGKMIAAGFIAQGAKVYISSRKADVCDAVAEELGPNCISLPQDVSTVAGCQMLADAYFSHENSLDILVNNAGAAWGEDFSTFPESGWDKVMDLNVKSLFFLTQALHGPLKAAASHEQPGKVINIASIDGIRINPWETYSYQASKAAVIQLTRRMATRLIKDSINVTAIAPGAFASEMNKAARDFGDAVGNGVPSGRIGRDEDMAAVAIYLAARSGDYVVGETIAVDGGVVYGSAAETISP; the protein is encoded by the coding sequence ATGGATACATCAACGCTTTTTTCTCTGGAAGGACGCACAGCACTAGTGACTGGCGGATCTCGTGGTATCGGTAAAATGATCGCTGCAGGCTTCATTGCCCAAGGCGCTAAGGTTTATATCTCGTCGCGTAAAGCCGACGTTTGCGACGCCGTCGCCGAAGAGTTGGGTCCCAACTGCATCTCACTGCCTCAGGACGTTAGCACCGTTGCTGGCTGCCAAATGCTCGCAGACGCCTATTTTTCGCACGAGAATTCGCTCGATATTTTGGTGAACAATGCAGGTGCCGCCTGGGGTGAAGACTTCTCGACCTTCCCTGAGAGTGGGTGGGACAAAGTCATGGATCTCAACGTCAAATCGCTGTTCTTTTTGACTCAAGCCCTGCACGGTCCACTCAAGGCAGCCGCCTCTCACGAGCAGCCCGGTAAGGTCATCAACATCGCGTCAATCGATGGCATCCGTATCAACCCCTGGGAAACCTATAGCTATCAGGCCTCAAAGGCTGCGGTTATTCAGTTAACGCGCCGCATGGCAACGCGACTCATCAAAGACAGCATCAACGTAACAGCCATCGCACCCGGTGCCTTCGCATCGGAAATGAACAAGGCAGCTCGTGACTTTGGCGATGCCGTGGGTAATGGCGTTCCTTCGGGCCGTATTGGTCGCGACGAGGATATGGCGGCGGTTGCGATCTACCTCGCGGCGCGCAGCGGTGATTACGTAGTTGGCGAGACCATTGCTGTTGACGGCGGTGTTGTTTACGGCAGTGCCGCTGAGACAATCAGCCCCTGA
- a CDS encoding fucose permease (PFAM: Major Facilitator Superfamily): MLTIPTRRILIFGFLAFVLIGLEQGILGLFVAELGAQLSRSPEELGLFFALHGVGSAIVTGSALIGWLEKRNNKRIAMASLALGAGGFLVVFGESWTLKLVAAPLLGIGFGGLSMSFNTLFVTHFSQKNAGLLNVLNATYGLGAVAAPWLVSTGMYSGTEVFLAIAVISLVVMIGAWGIDDRVPSNLPSIASGDSGTSRVAPLLVTAFLILFLEAGLTYWMPSLLAKTSDNEFIGASYMAAFFGWFVVVRLGAAALATWITTLGFALIGLCGVFTSLLLVSTGFIPLSETSFIGAFMGLIFPNAYAWMLMTGHGGTALGAKLLLSAITGATVGPWLLGWIWPIFGDIAVLLTLASASALSVTIMLRTYLRTRKILVID, from the coding sequence ATGCTAACGATTCCAACCCGCCGTATTCTTATTTTTGGCTTCCTGGCATTCGTGCTCATTGGCCTCGAGCAAGGAATTTTGGGTTTGTTTGTTGCAGAGCTTGGCGCACAACTGAGCCGCTCACCTGAAGAATTGGGTCTGTTCTTCGCTCTTCATGGCGTCGGCTCCGCCATCGTCACAGGCTCCGCACTCATCGGCTGGCTAGAAAAACGAAATAACAAACGTATTGCCATGGCGAGCCTCGCCCTCGGTGCTGGTGGCTTTCTCGTCGTCTTTGGCGAATCGTGGACATTAAAACTGGTAGCAGCACCCCTGCTCGGTATTGGCTTTGGCGGGCTATCGATGTCCTTCAATACGCTCTTCGTAACGCACTTCTCTCAAAAAAATGCCGGGCTTTTGAACGTCCTGAACGCCACCTACGGCCTCGGCGCCGTCGCGGCGCCGTGGCTAGTAAGCACAGGTATGTATTCCGGTACCGAGGTATTCCTTGCCATTGCTGTGATCTCGCTCGTAGTGATGATTGGCGCGTGGGGCATTGATGACCGCGTTCCCAGCAATCTACCCTCCATCGCAAGCGGAGATAGCGGCACAAGCAGGGTAGCCCCCTTACTCGTCACAGCGTTTCTGATTCTGTTTTTAGAAGCAGGGCTCACCTATTGGATGCCCTCGCTCCTAGCCAAAACCTCTGACAACGAATTTATTGGGGCCAGTTACATGGCAGCATTTTTCGGATGGTTCGTCGTTGTTCGACTCGGTGCGGCAGCGCTTGCAACATGGATTACAACGCTTGGGTTTGCGCTCATTGGCCTATGCGGCGTCTTCACCTCACTCCTCTTGGTGAGTACGGGCTTTATTCCTCTCTCGGAGACCAGCTTCATCGGCGCGTTCATGGGCCTAATATTTCCCAATGCCTATGCGTGGATGCTGATGACCGGACACGGGGGCACTGCGCTGGGCGCCAAGCTCCTCCTAAGCGCAATTACCGGCGCAACCGTGGGGCCTTGGCTACTTGGCTGGATATGGCCCATCTTTGGTGACATTGCGGTGCTGCTTACGCTCGCATCAGCAAGCGCCCTCTCGGTAACCATCATGCTTCGAACTTACCTCCGGACGAGAAAAATATTGGTTATTGACTAG
- a CDS encoding enoyl-CoA hydratase/carnithine racemase (PFAM: Enoyl-CoA hydratase/isomerase family) has protein sequence MSLTLDFQDNVAVLTHDDGKRNAFSPDAIRDFNAALDEVEAKKAALTWVGREGCFSAGFDLKVMASGDADAAAAMVKSGGELAFRIFTFPHPVVCAVTGHCLALGSVMLVCADKRIGIEGDYKYGLNETAIDMDLPAFGYEPAVYRLAEAHRFESIVAAQIHSPESAMEAGFLDEVVAPDSLLGRAVEHAARLGALPQRAFAANKLLSRSIPIERIRAAMA, from the coding sequence ATGTCACTCACTCTGGACTTTCAAGACAACGTTGCCGTATTAACCCACGATGATGGAAAGCGGAATGCGTTTTCGCCGGATGCTATCCGTGATTTCAACGCAGCACTTGATGAGGTTGAAGCAAAAAAAGCGGCGCTTACTTGGGTGGGCCGAGAGGGCTGTTTTTCTGCAGGCTTTGATTTGAAAGTCATGGCAAGTGGCGATGCTGATGCCGCAGCAGCCATGGTTAAGTCAGGCGGTGAGTTAGCGTTCCGTATTTTTACTTTCCCCCATCCGGTGGTTTGCGCAGTGACAGGCCATTGTTTGGCACTCGGATCGGTCATGCTCGTTTGCGCTGATAAGCGCATTGGTATCGAGGGTGATTACAAGTACGGCTTGAACGAGACAGCCATCGACATGGATTTGCCGGCGTTTGGCTACGAGCCAGCGGTTTATCGCTTGGCAGAGGCACATCGATTTGAGTCCATTGTTGCTGCTCAGATTCACTCACCAGAATCGGCGATGGAGGCGGGCTTCTTGGATGAGGTAGTAGCCCCTGATTCGCTTTTGGGTCGTGCTGTGGAGCACGCGGCTCGCTTGGGAGCGCTTCCTCAGCGTGCATTTGCCGCGAATAAGTTGCTGAGTCGTTCGATTCCGATCGAGCGGATTCGTGCGGCAATGGCTTAA
- a CDS encoding arylsulfatase A family protein (PFAM: Sulfatase), with protein sequence MRLLLFVMSLVFAGNAVAQEKPNMLIIWGDDIGFWNLSTNNMGMMGYETPNIDRIANEGAKFTDYYGQQSCTAGRSAFILGQSPIRTGLTKVGIPGADLGIRPEDVTLASLLKDEGYVTAQFGKNHLGDKDEFLPTNHGFDEFFGNLYHLNAEEEPEDPDYPHDNELFVKLFSPRGVIHSFADGDIVDTGALTRERMKTVDREFKLAALDFMTRAVDQGKPFFVWYNTTRMHFFTHTADDERGLSGQGFYNDAMVGHDMMVGELLDHLDKLGVADNTIVMYSTDNGPHYNTWPDAAITPFRSEKNTNWEGGFRVPAMVRWPGEIKEGQIINEIMSHEDWVPTLLAAAGRPNVKEELKAGVTVDGKPYKNHLDGFNFLPLLTGETDLGPRSTFFYWSDDGLLTAMRIGDWKVVFAEQRAKGFAVWREEFHSQRIPKLFHLRRDPFERADENADNYEDWWVRKMPPYIGIARIELQKFLKSLSEFPPRQRPASFNVDQMMEPLYNQQKEQGQ encoded by the coding sequence ATGCGGTTGCTCTTATTCGTAATGAGTCTTGTGTTTGCAGGTAATGCAGTGGCGCAAGAGAAGCCCAATATGCTCATCATCTGGGGCGACGACATTGGTTTTTGGAACCTGTCGACCAACAATATGGGGATGATGGGGTATGAGACACCTAACATCGATCGGATCGCCAATGAGGGAGCTAAGTTTACTGACTACTACGGTCAGCAGAGCTGCACCGCGGGTCGCTCGGCCTTCATCCTCGGTCAATCTCCAATCAGAACCGGCCTCACAAAAGTCGGTATTCCGGGAGCTGACTTAGGCATCCGTCCTGAGGATGTGACACTGGCTTCGTTGCTGAAAGACGAAGGCTACGTCACTGCGCAGTTTGGTAAAAACCACCTAGGTGACAAAGACGAGTTTCTCCCGACCAATCATGGCTTTGACGAATTTTTTGGCAATCTGTATCACCTGAACGCAGAAGAAGAGCCAGAGGACCCCGACTACCCACACGATAACGAATTGTTCGTAAAGCTCTTCTCGCCACGTGGCGTTATTCACAGCTTTGCGGACGGTGACATTGTCGACACGGGAGCGCTGACGCGTGAGCGAATGAAAACCGTTGATCGCGAGTTTAAGTTGGCCGCCCTCGATTTCATGACCCGTGCTGTTGATCAAGGTAAGCCATTCTTTGTCTGGTACAACACGACACGGATGCACTTCTTTACTCACACCGCGGACGATGAGCGTGGTCTCTCCGGTCAAGGTTTTTACAACGACGCTATGGTTGGCCATGACATGATGGTCGGTGAGTTGCTCGATCACCTCGATAAATTGGGCGTCGCTGACAACACCATCGTGATGTATTCCACAGATAATGGCCCGCACTACAACACATGGCCTGACGCTGCGATTACGCCGTTCAGGAGTGAGAAGAATACAAACTGGGAAGGTGGCTTCCGCGTTCCTGCAATGGTTCGCTGGCCTGGCGAGATCAAGGAAGGGCAGATCATCAACGAAATCATGTCTCATGAAGATTGGGTACCCACACTTCTCGCAGCTGCGGGTCGCCCTAATGTAAAAGAGGAACTCAAGGCGGGTGTTACGGTTGACGGCAAGCCTTACAAGAACCATCTCGATGGCTTTAACTTCTTACCATTGCTCACCGGCGAGACCGACCTTGGACCCCGAAGTACCTTCTTCTACTGGAGTGACGACGGTCTGCTGACTGCGATGCGAATTGGCGACTGGAAGGTGGTATTTGCGGAACAGCGTGCCAAGGGTTTCGCGGTATGGCGTGAGGAGTTCCACTCACAGCGTATTCCAAAGCTTTTCCACCTGCGTCGCGACCCGTTTGAACGAGCAGATGAGAACGCTGACAACTACGAAGACTGGTGGGTCCGCAAAATGCCGCCATATATTGGGATTGCACGCATCGAGTTACAAAAGTTTTTAAAGAGCCTTTCGGAGTTTCCGCCACGTCAGCGTCCGGCCTCGTTTAACGTCGATCAAATGATGGAGCCGCTGTACAACCAGCAAAAAGAACAAGGTCAGTAG
- a CDS encoding nitroreductase (PFAM: Nitroreductase family) translates to MKYDYDPVPLNYPDPLDDEALCSRSLEHYARLSSRRTVRDFSDTPVPKAVIEACIRTAGSAPSGANHQPWHFVCVSDPDIKREIRKAAEAEERAFYGGKAGDQWLDDLQGLGTDAEKPFLETAPWLIAIFAERYGFDDSGVKQKNYYVPESVGIATGLLINALHELGLATLTHTPSPMKFLNKILERPSNERPMILLVVGHPAADAMVPRAATIKKPLEKITSFYE, encoded by the coding sequence ATGAAGTATGACTACGACCCCGTTCCACTCAACTACCCGGATCCCTTGGACGATGAGGCGCTCTGCTCAAGGTCTTTAGAGCACTACGCGCGCTTATCCTCCCGCAGAACCGTTCGAGACTTTTCGGATACGCCTGTGCCTAAAGCAGTGATTGAGGCGTGTATTCGTACCGCTGGCTCGGCGCCCTCGGGTGCCAACCACCAGCCCTGGCATTTTGTGTGTGTGAGCGATCCAGACATAAAGCGTGAGATTCGCAAAGCGGCTGAAGCTGAAGAGCGGGCCTTTTATGGTGGTAAGGCGGGCGATCAGTGGTTGGATGATTTGCAGGGCCTCGGCACTGACGCAGAAAAACCATTCCTGGAAACGGCACCTTGGTTGATTGCTATTTTTGCGGAGCGGTATGGTTTTGATGATTCTGGTGTGAAGCAAAAAAATTACTATGTGCCAGAGTCCGTTGGTATCGCTACAGGCTTGTTGATCAATGCTCTCCATGAGTTGGGGCTTGCGACGTTGACACACACGCCAAGCCCAATGAAGTTTCTCAACAAAATTCTTGAGCGTCCCTCGAACGAGCGCCCCATGATCTTGTTGGTGGTTGGTCACCCTGCAGCTGATGCGATGGTCCCCAGAGCTGCGACTATCAAGAAACCTTTGGAAAAGATCACTTCATTTTACGAGTAG
- a CDS encoding short-chain alcohol dehydrogenase (PFAM: short chain dehydrogenase): MELFSGKTVVVSGGAEGIGFAVAQAVGREGMNVVITDVSTDMLSKAEATLSEQGIAVLAMEADARKESEWERVAAAALNKFGAIHAVMNNAGVGGGGSSGPIEEQSAEDWRWTIDVNLMGVVFGVKTMVPHIKAAGGGWILNVASMAGMNGFPYGGAYNATKLAVAGLSEGWAMELAPFGIHVAALCPGFVKTRIYLSDRVRPEDYDASHRDLVRSDEDLDPETMSVGISNEVKNGIDPDVLAARVIESLKAGDIYIFTHPSFRGGVSERYAMIDRCFESAEKSPIVGDVTSSVTNPDVFK; this comes from the coding sequence ATGGAATTATTTTCAGGAAAAACAGTCGTCGTGTCTGGCGGTGCAGAGGGCATTGGTTTTGCGGTGGCGCAGGCTGTAGGACGCGAGGGTATGAACGTCGTTATCACCGACGTCTCAACAGATATGCTCAGCAAGGCAGAGGCCACACTCTCCGAGCAAGGTATCGCAGTGCTCGCTATGGAAGCGGACGCACGTAAAGAGAGTGAATGGGAGCGCGTCGCCGCTGCAGCCTTAAATAAGTTCGGCGCCATCCACGCTGTCATGAACAACGCGGGGGTCGGCGGTGGTGGTTCTAGCGGCCCCATTGAGGAGCAATCAGCAGAAGATTGGCGCTGGACCATCGACGTGAATTTGATGGGCGTGGTCTTCGGCGTCAAAACCATGGTGCCGCATATCAAGGCCGCTGGCGGTGGTTGGATTTTAAATGTTGCATCCATGGCGGGCATGAATGGATTCCCTTATGGCGGTGCCTACAACGCTACAAAGCTCGCTGTGGCTGGCCTCTCCGAAGGGTGGGCAATGGAGCTTGCTCCGTTTGGCATTCATGTCGCGGCACTGTGCCCCGGGTTTGTAAAAACGCGCATTTACTTATCAGATCGCGTCCGACCCGAGGACTACGATGCGAGCCACAGAGATCTCGTGAGATCAGATGAGGATCTCGACCCTGAAACCATGTCGGTGGGCATCTCGAACGAAGTGAAAAATGGCATTGATCCCGATGTACTCGCAGCACGCGTAATCGAGTCTCTCAAGGCAGGCGATATCTATATCTTCACGCACCCGTCGTTCAGAGGCGGCGTTAGCGAGCGCTACGCGATGATCGATCGCTGCTTCGAGAGTGCTGAGAAAAGCCCAATTGTGGGCGACGTCACGTCAAGTGTTACCAACCCAGACGTGTTTAAGTAG